One Campylobacter pinnipediorum subsp. caledonicus genomic window carries:
- a CDS encoding hemagglutinin repeat-containing protein — translation MKQVFKKIVSVIISSMLIVQQGLLASSIDIDTNAPIKNRASLDKARNGVPIVNIVKPNNEGLSHNKFSNYNVEKKGAILNNSNKRDVNTKLSGYIYGNKNLANSKTAKIILNEVTSKRKTRLEGFTEVAGDRASVVISNPNGIYINGAGFINTKKATITTANPSIKNEKIDSYEIDKGLIQIEKDGLNTKNVDKAELYANTIELNAKIHANDLEIITGKNKILNNETIISKNDTESNKVSLDSSSLGGIYANRIKLIGTSRGVGVNLKGEISAQNNLEINSRGKIVLNKALSGSKVEIKTDDNLESNTIYGSNIDIEAKNNIHNKDIIASKTDIKIKSKSLINDNVIASGIEADLKVAKRGSLNIQSDKVVNKNTFYAKDDVYLSSKFIKNTKNSQINSGKNIAIKTKTIDNEESVKIIAEDKIDIINTNDIKSNRANIEAKDIFIDSNVFNSENSNIVATKGNLNINSNIINLDNSRQIAALNDISLTSDNISLNGANLLSQNSNINIDSSNLNAIKANIGANLLTTIKSKNYIKANGISLESGKIDIFTKNLILSDVNMDSKNYSSKLLSKSLLDIKASDILNTNGYIGALKDISITSSSLDNTKGTISSNENINIIVNSLKNTSGLISSKNHLTLKLDDYKDVGSILQSGDLRLNGQSLNLHNSKIISTNKDINLNIYGNSSFNDVILYSNKDINLDSKNINGVKLKSQAKENIKFNASNLEFENSTIYNIADIDKKYKNGYRQGDISFISNSISLKNSNLASKNLTIESKDKLNILSLNNSLLEANNNINILTKKFSTISSTLSTLNDLNLKINSIENGVQNSNFNGKNVDIKIDGDLLLQKDNSIKATNSIKLQSNSIINKANIISDNDIFIEAKDYITNNNQISSKTLKLKAKNHINNERLNDDIVSIKGAFLDINTDKLTNKALLYSIYDMNINTKNLDNYGAIASSNNNNYSSNLNIISNNLKNYNTIYSSNNLNLYIKDSLINQTDKIKVDLGDEKAIIFAKNDINIKGDKDKSLRTESILNDKATIQTQNKDINIFAKSLKNISDKPDLIGKYDKAKEIVSDGKRTYLEKKERVSTGGPHYNLVTRYIDEMYVVPKKSPNAEIISGMDIKFDVDYINNEFSKIISGNNIYFNSKNILNQEHELVKLTTTEKEVYRNERYCKHRILGHCVDHGDKMFYKGTQTSKEKETFKIGSLIFAKNNLIGKTDGLVNGNIDSVVQNSVYNPNLDIKLTKTNLSSNKINIKDSLINQADINLDTIDKTNFNRVVNTIKDDFNLPKNRYSFFIHNPNNPNYLIESNPLYTELSNYLGSSYFLQKINYRGDRKIKSIGDAAYETKLVSDALRRHLGRAYINDNYFTNPNAQYIKFMDNAVNQSSILGLTLGKELTQEQLANLKEDIVWYVSKVINNEEVLVPVVYLAKDYKKIDGATITAKNVKLDVKDKLVNSGSIISKEYLNLQANTIVNNTGLLLSHKKLNLIANKDIANKNGATIKAGDINIVSKDGSVINETFVKQVRSGDNYNNTTYTQISKPSSIIATNNNLIINAKKDIKDIAGNLEAKNTIRLSTITGNIDINSKELKDEFNSEGGSNFYKTKNTDYLSSNLNANNIIISSNKDVNIEASNLKADNIIGINADKNLNITALNSIRYKDIQTHSKGFFSSKTTRDMSYKESVNSSLLKAKNILLNSNNDINLEATSIKAKDNIVANAKNDINLLAKDYAIKELHYTNKKGFGGFSRSVSLNSNDNLNLHSTKLQTEAKNIVLNSKKDINILASEVLSAGDIELKALNDVLISSRQELEKNVNYSKKTKFNPLGALNLVGMDITPLYSQKLHEDELVKSKSKESLLVSKGNTIIDSGSAALVGSNLNSDKNIYIKADTGKIDILPSVDNSNKQTLDKKAEVKVSNLVNQIKNDIKELKKFDTKVKAQIAEASYDKEAKILKDTLNLSSNLIAKENIIANSLDDLNIKGSNLKAGGNVVLNSKIGDVNILNSTDTKDKSIKEEHLKASLSLTAQNEYVEIATAVMQAQEAAKQLKQTKSNYTKYKKEVKKLENKLGELKNDYKNKKIGVDYSDIEDLVDIIDNLKSQEKYYLANIGAATINLATKTTAIASQAAAAAASSATYGFSAGISADINGEKSNTKSTTNISTPSNVKASNILINTNKKLNTNTIIKGSNLIAKDELNINTHNLDISASNDFGSTNKNTKSTNGSVNFTMYGGGGGSALLSYGQSRYDSSSSTFNNSNLKSNNINIDVANDALFKGATLRANDTLNLNVGNNLDVISLQDEYTYSNKGFNVNTGVGFKGDNAKANRVPSIEVNEASSANTGFNINNSIGLNKQSVLTSLTGTNVNIDVKNNTHLKGSLIASGKFDDKANFIDNKKLNFKTNTLTFENLSNTNYNSSKSIGINLNLSSKDNKDNLNDKDNKNLALSDSDSKDSLNNKVNGVSNTISSLGYNQSNSLNMNNSKTLATLGKGSITILDKANSDDLQRLNTDTSKLSNELYSSQTNSKVDASLDTRLLSKEGREQMKHDYENMNKNMNIVASTLPDEYSDNKVEAAFGKALNVLATATLGILPNNGRGGLLANLPVLTGTADSEHRVLQIINGKSPKFKEEDYTEIEKSKFYKRLDEKGRKKLKGLGLYISKKPVTISKVTVTSQNSVNGILNPEINAIINGLEQTGQSKATTDKPVELNVAYNPTYGFMPDLLESLVDKAGLWSTGIAKQTGRFIKDTIEGRGGEEVNFAFHSQANLLGKSGIKYINKYEGGFMKIEDGKRKPSFSSFGSPVNAKDMSDLIANKPSEGGLGYKYNSVVKDGDFVGEGLGGNKGVNKQADILDRLNLINIFKLFTSDSPHSSYICEDYENIGVVCGYRE, via the coding sequence ATGAAACAAGTATTTAAAAAGATAGTATCTGTTATTATAAGTTCAATGCTTATAGTTCAACAAGGATTACTAGCAAGCAGTATTGATATAGACACAAACGCTCCTATAAAAAATAGAGCCTCGCTAGACAAAGCAAGAAATGGTGTACCCATAGTAAACATAGTTAAGCCAAACAACGAAGGACTATCTCATAATAAATTTTCTAATTACAATGTGGAGAAAAAAGGGGCTATACTTAATAATTCAAACAAAAGAGATGTGAACACAAAACTCTCTGGATATATATATGGGAATAAAAATTTAGCAAATAGCAAGACAGCAAAAATAATATTAAATGAGGTAACAAGCAAAAGAAAGACAAGACTTGAGGGATTTACTGAGGTTGCAGGAGATAGAGCATCTGTAGTCATATCAAATCCAAATGGTATATATATTAATGGTGCAGGGTTTATAAATACAAAAAAAGCGACTATAACAACAGCAAATCCAAGTATAAAAAATGAAAAAATAGATAGTTATGAGATAGATAAAGGACTAATACAGATAGAAAAAGATGGGCTAAATACTAAAAATGTTGATAAAGCAGAGCTCTATGCAAATACTATAGAGTTAAATGCTAAAATACATGCCAATGACTTAGAAATAATAACTGGCAAAAATAAGATTCTCAATAACGAAACCATAATTTCAAAAAATGATACAGAATCTAACAAGGTTTCACTAGACTCATCATCTCTTGGTGGAATATATGCAAATAGGATAAAATTGATTGGTACAAGTAGAGGTGTTGGTGTAAACCTAAAAGGAGAGATATCAGCACAAAATAACCTAGAGATAAACTCTAGAGGTAAGATAGTTTTAAATAAAGCACTATCTGGATCAAAAGTAGAGATTAAAACAGATGACAATTTAGAATCAAACACAATATATGGATCAAATATAGATATAGAAGCAAAAAACAATATTCATAACAAAGATATAATTGCCTCAAAAACAGATATAAAGATAAAATCTAAGTCATTAATAAATGATAATGTGATTGCTTCAGGAATAGAGGCTGATTTAAAGGTTGCTAAAAGAGGTAGTTTAAATATTCAATCAGATAAAGTTGTAAACAAAAATACCTTTTATGCAAAAGATGACGTATATTTAAGTTCTAAATTTATTAAAAACACTAAGAATTCACAGATAAACTCAGGTAAAAATATAGCTATAAAAACCAAAACTATTGACAATGAAGAAAGTGTTAAAATTATAGCAGAAGATAAAATAGATATAATAAATACAAACGATATAAAATCAAACAGAGCAAATATAGAAGCTAAAGATATTTTTATAGACTCAAATGTATTTAATTCTGAAAACTCCAACATAGTTGCCACAAAAGGAAATTTAAATATAAACTCAAACATTATAAATTTAGATAACTCTAGGCAGATAGCAGCTCTAAATGATATAAGCCTTACATCAGACAATATAAGTCTAAATGGAGCAAATCTCTTATCTCAAAACTCAAACATCAATATAGACTCATCAAATTTAAACGCCATAAAAGCAAATATTGGTGCAAATTTACTAACAACTATAAAATCAAAAAACTATATAAAAGCTAATGGCATAAGTCTTGAATCTGGAAAGATAGATATATTTACAAAAAATCTTATATTATCAGATGTAAATATGGACTCTAAAAACTACTCTTCTAAATTGCTATCAAAATCTTTATTGGATATAAAAGCAAGTGATATTTTAAATACAAATGGATACATTGGCGCCTTAAAAGATATAAGCATAACCTCAAGTAGCTTAGACAATACAAAAGGCACTATATCTTCTAATGAAAATATAAATATAATAGTTAATTCTTTAAAAAATACATCTGGTTTAATAAGTAGTAAAAATCATTTAACATTAAAGTTAGATGATTATAAAGATGTAGGCTCAATTCTTCAAAGTGGGGATTTAAGGCTTAATGGACAAAGTTTAAATTTACATAATTCAAAAATAATATCAACAAATAAAGATATAAATTTAAATATTTATGGAAATAGTAGTTTTAACGATGTTATTTTATATTCTAACAAAGATATTAACCTAGATTCTAAAAATATAAATGGAGTTAAATTAAAATCACAAGCAAAAGAAAATATAAAATTTAATGCTTCAAATTTGGAATTTGAAAATAGCACTATTTATAATATTGCCGATATAGATAAAAAATACAAAAATGGATATAGGCAAGGTGATATTAGTTTTATATCAAATTCTATCTCTTTAAAAAACTCAAATTTAGCATCTAAAAATTTAACAATCGAATCAAAAGACAAGCTTAATATCTTAAGCTTAAATAATTCACTACTAGAAGCAAACAATAATATAAATATCTTAACCAAAAAGTTTAGTACAATTAGCTCTACACTTAGCACTTTAAATGATTTAAATCTTAAAATAAATAGCATAGAAAACGGAGTGCAAAATTCGAATTTTAATGGTAAAAATGTAGATATAAAAATAGATGGTGATCTTTTACTTCAAAAAGATAACTCCATAAAGGCAACAAACAGCATAAAACTACAATCTAACTCAATTATAAATAAAGCAAACATAATATCTGATAATGATATTTTTATAGAAGCTAAAGACTATATAACAAACAACAATCAAATATCATCCAAAACTTTAAAGTTAAAAGCTAAAAACCATATAAATAATGAAAGGTTAAACGATGATATAGTTTCTATAAAAGGTGCTTTTTTAGATATAAATACAGATAAATTAACAAACAAAGCTTTGTTATACTCCATATATGACATGAATATAAATACCAAAAATTTAGATAACTATGGAGCTATTGCATCATCAAACAATAATAATTATAGTTCAAATTTAAATATAATATCTAACAACTTAAAAAATTATAACACAATATATTCAAGTAATAATTTAAACCTATATATTAAAGATTCTCTTATAAACCAAACAGATAAAATAAAAGTTGATTTAGGAGATGAAAAAGCAATAATATTTGCTAAAAATGATATAAATATCAAAGGGGATAAAGATAAGAGTTTAAGAACTGAAAGTATATTAAATGACAAAGCTACAATACAGACTCAAAATAAAGATATAAATATATTTGCTAAGAGCTTGAAAAATATATCGGATAAACCAGACCTCATAGGTAAATATGATAAAGCTAAAGAGATAGTTTCTGATGGAAAAAGAACTTATCTAGAAAAAAAGGAAAGAGTTAGCACAGGCGGTCCGCATTATAATTTAGTTACTAGATATATAGATGAGATGTATGTGGTTCCCAAAAAATCCCCAAATGCAGAAATTATTTCAGGTATGGATATAAAATTTGATGTAGATTATATAAATAATGAATTTTCTAAAATAATATCTGGAAATAATATATATTTTAATTCTAAAAACATATTAAACCAGGAGCATGAATTAGTAAAACTTACTACAACTGAAAAAGAAGTATATAGAAATGAAAGATATTGTAAGCATAGAATACTTGGACATTGTGTAGACCATGGCGATAAAATGTTTTATAAAGGGACACAAACAAGCAAGGAAAAAGAAACTTTTAAAATTGGTTCACTAATATTTGCAAAAAATAATTTAATTGGAAAAACAGATGGTTTAGTTAACGGCAACATAGATAGCGTTGTTCAAAATTCAGTCTACAACCCAAATTTAGATATAAAACTAACTAAAACAAATCTGTCATCTAATAAAATAAACATTAAAGATAGTTTAATCAATCAAGCTGATATAAATTTAGATACCATAGATAAAACAAACTTTAATAGAGTAGTAAACACCATAAAAGATGATTTTAACTTACCTAAAAATAGATATTCGTTTTTTATACACAACCCTAATAATCCAAACTATTTAATAGAGTCAAATCCGCTTTATACAGAGTTATCAAACTATTTAGGAAGTAGTTATTTTTTACAAAAAATAAACTATAGGGGCGACAGAAAGATAAAAAGTATAGGTGATGCAGCTTATGAAACAAAGCTTGTAAGTGATGCATTAAGAAGACATTTAGGAAGAGCTTATATAAATGATAACTATTTTACAAATCCAAATGCTCAGTATATAAAATTTATGGATAATGCTGTAAATCAAAGCTCTATTTTGGGTTTAACCTTAGGTAAAGAGCTAACACAGGAGCAATTAGCAAATTTAAAAGAGGATATAGTTTGGTATGTAAGTAAAGTTATAAATAATGAAGAGGTATTAGTTCCTGTCGTTTATTTAGCAAAAGATTATAAAAAAATAGATGGTGCGACAATTACTGCAAAAAATGTAAAGCTAGATGTAAAAGATAAGTTAGTAAACTCCGGAAGCATTATTTCAAAAGAGTATTTAAATTTACAAGCTAATACTATAGTAAACAACACAGGATTATTACTATCACATAAAAAACTTAATCTTATAGCCAACAAAGATATAGCAAACAAAAATGGTGCAACCATTAAAGCTGGTGATATAAATATTGTATCAAAAGATGGAAGTGTTATAAATGAAACATTTGTTAAGCAAGTAAGAAGTGGAGATAATTATAATAACACAACATATACTCAAATAAGCAAACCATCATCTATAATTGCAACAAATAACAACTTAATAATAAATGCAAAAAAAGATATTAAAGACATAGCTGGCAACCTTGAAGCAAAAAACACCATAAGATTATCTACTATAACAGGAAATATAGATATAAACTCTAAAGAGTTAAAAGATGAATTTAATAGTGAAGGAGGTAGCAATTTTTATAAAACCAAAAATACAGACTATCTTAGTTCAAATTTAAATGCAAACAATATCATAATCTCTTCAAATAAAGATGTAAACATAGAGGCTAGCAATTTAAAAGCAGATAATATTATAGGTATCAATGCAGATAAAAACCTAAATATAACTGCTTTAAATAGTATAAGGTATAAAGATATACAAACTCATTCGAAAGGTTTTTTTAGCTCTAAAACAACAAGAGATATGAGCTATAAAGAAAGTGTAAACTCTTCTTTACTAAAAGCTAAAAATATACTCTTAAACTCTAATAATGATATAAATTTAGAAGCAACTAGTATTAAAGCAAAAGATAATATAGTAGCAAATGCCAAAAATGATATAAATCTCTTAGCAAAAGATTATGCAATTAAAGAGCTTCACTACACAAATAAAAAAGGATTTGGAGGATTTAGTAGAAGTGTGAGTTTAAACTCAAATGATAATTTAAACTTACATAGTACAAAGCTTCAAACAGAGGCTAAAAATATAGTCTTAAACTCAAAAAAAGATATAAATATATTAGCAAGTGAGGTATTAAGTGCTGGCGATATAGAGCTTAAAGCCTTAAATGATGTATTGATCTCCTCTAGGCAAGAATTAGAAAAAAATGTAAATTATAGTAAAAAAACTAAGTTTAATCCACTAGGTGCATTAAACTTAGTAGGTATGGACATTACACCTCTATACTCGCAAAAACTTCACGAAGATGAGTTAGTAAAATCTAAAAGCAAAGAAAGTCTTTTAGTTTCTAAGGGTAATACAATTATAGATAGCGGTAGTGCAGCTCTAGTTGGGTCAAATTTAAACTCGGATAAAAATATATACATTAAAGCTGATACTGGTAAAATAGATATACTTCCAAGCGTTGATAACTCAAATAAGCAAACCTTAGATAAAAAAGCAGAGGTTAAGGTATCAAATTTAGTTAATCAAATTAAAAATGATATTAAGGAATTGAAAAAATTTGATACAAAAGTAAAAGCACAAATAGCAGAGGCAAGTTATGATAAAGAGGCAAAAATACTAAAAGATACGCTAAATCTTTCTTCAAATTTAATTGCTAAAGAGAATATTATAGCTAACTCTCTTGATGATTTAAATATAAAAGGAAGTAATTTAAAAGCTGGTGGTAATGTAGTTTTAAACTCAAAGATTGGAGATGTAAATATACTTAACTCAACCGATACTAAAGATAAAAGCATAAAAGAAGAGCATTTAAAAGCCTCTTTAAGTCTCACTGCTCAAAATGAATATGTGGAGATAGCAACTGCTGTAATGCAAGCTCAAGAAGCCGCTAAGCAATTAAAACAGACAAAGAGTAATTATACTAAGTATAAAAAAGAAGTAAAAAAATTAGAAAATAAATTAGGCGAATTAAAAAATGATTATAAAAACAAAAAGATTGGAGTTGATTATAGTGATATAGAGGATTTGGTAGATATAATAGATAATCTAAAATCACAAGAAAAATACTATCTAGCAAATATAGGTGCTGCAACTATAAATCTAGCCACTAAAACAACAGCCATAGCTTCTCAAGCAGCTGCTGCTGCAGCTTCAAGTGCAACCTACGGCTTTTCTGCAGGAATAAGTGCGGATATAAATGGAGAAAAATCAAATACTAAATCAACTACTAATATCTCTACACCTTCAAATGTAAAAGCTTCAAATATCTTAATAAACACAAACAAAAAACTAAATACAAATACAATTATAAAAGGAAGTAATCTTATAGCCAAAGATGAGCTTAATATAAATACTCATAATTTAGATATAAGTGCAAGTAATGACTTTGGCTCTACTAATAAAAATACTAAATCAACAAATGGTAGTGTAAACTTTACTATGTATGGAGGTGGAGGAGGATCTGCTTTACTTAGTTATGGACAAAGTAGATATGACTCTAGCTCTTCAACATTTAATAACTCAAATTTAAAATCAAACAATATAAATATAGATGTAGCAAATGATGCTTTATTTAAAGGAGCAACTCTAAGAGCTAATGATACATTAAATTTAAATGTAGGAAACAACTTAGATGTAATATCTTTACAAGATGAATATACTTATAGCAATAAAGGCTTTAATGTAAATACAGGAGTAGGATTTAAAGGAGATAATGCAAAAGCCAATAGGGTTCCAAGTATAGAAGTAAACGAAGCATCTTCAGCAAATACAGGCTTTAATATAAATAACTCTATAGGATTAAATAAGCAAAGTGTATTAACATCTTTAACAGGAACTAATGTAAATATAGATGTTAAAAACAATACCCATTTAAAAGGTTCGCTAATAGCTAGTGGTAAATTTGATGATAAAGCTAACTTTATAGATAATAAAAAGCTAAACTTTAAAACAAATACTCTTACCTTTGAAAACCTATCAAATACTAATTACAATAGTTCTAAATCAATAGGCATAAATTTAAATCTAAGCTCAAAAGATAATAAAGATAATTTAAACGATAAAGATAATAAAAATTTAGCATTATCAGATAGTGATAGCAAAGATAGTCTAAACAATAAAGTAAATGGTGTATCTAATACTATCTCATCACTAGGTTATAACCAATCAAACTCACTAAATATGAATAACTCTAAAACTCTAGCTACACTAGGTAAAGGAAGTATAACAATACTTGATAAAGCTAACTCAGATGATTTACAAAGACTAAACACAGATACATCTAAACTATCAAATGAGTTATATAGTTCACAAACCAACTCTAAGGTAGATGCTAGCTTAGATACAAGACTACTTAGCAAAGAGGGAAGAGAGCAGATGAAACATGATTATGAGAATATGAATAAAAATATGAACATAGTAGCCTCAACCCTTCCAGATGAATATAGCGATAATAAAGTAGAAGCAGCTTTTGGAAAGGCATTAAATGTGTTAGCTACAGCAACCCTTGGAATACTTCCAAACAATGGACGAGGGGGTTTACTTGCAAATTTACCTGTACTTACAGGAACAGCTGATTCTGAGCATAGAGTATTGCAGATTATAAATGGAAAGTCTCCTAAATTCAAAGAAGAAGACTATACAGAGATAGAAAAATCTAAATTCTATAAAAGATTAGATGAAAAAGGAAGAAAAAAATTAAAAGGTTTAGGGCTTTATATATCTAAAAAACCAGTCACCATCTCAAAAGTTACAGTTACCTCTCAAAACTCAGTAAATGGAATTTTAAATCCAGAAATTAATGCTATAATAAATGGTCTAGAACAAACAGGACAATCCAAAGCAACAACAGATAAACCAGTAGAATTAAATGTGGCTTATAACCCAACATATGGATTTATGCCAGACTTACTAGAATCATTAGTTGATAAAGCAGGTCTTTGGTCAACAGGTATTGCAAAGCAAACGGGAAGATTTATTAAAGACACAATAGAAGGCAGAGGAGGTGAAGAGGTTAACTTTGCCTTTCATTCACAAGCAAATTTGCTTGGTAAAAGTGGAATAAAATATATTAATAAATATGAAGGAGGTTTTATGAAGATAGAAGATGGTAAACGTAAACCAAGTTTTTCATCATTTGGTTCGCCTGTAAATGCAAAAGATATGAGCGATTTAATCGCAAATAAACCATCTGAAGGAGGATTGGGTTATAAGTATAACTCTGTAGTTAAAGATGGTGATTTTGTAGGAGAGGGTTTAGGTGGAAATAAAGGGGTAAACAAACAAGCAGATATATTAGATAGATTAAATTTAATAAATATATTTAAGCTTTTTACATCTGATTCTCCACATAGTTCATATATATGTGAGGATTATGAAAATATTGGTGTAGTATGTGGGTATAGAGAATGA
- a CDS encoding hemagglutinin repeat-containing protein, protein MIKGSNLIAKDELNINTHNLDISASNDFGSTNKNTKSTNGSVNFTMYGGGGGSALLSYGQSRYDSSSSTFNNSNLKSNNINIDVANDALFKGATLRANDTLNLNVGNNLDVISLQDEYTYSNKGFNVNTGVGFKGDNAKANRVPSIEVNEASSANTGFNINNSIGLNKQSVLTSLTGTNVNIDVKNNTHLKGSLIASGKFDDKANFIDNKKLNFKTNTLTFENLSNTNYNSSKSIGINLNLSSKDNKDNLNDKDNKNLALSDSDSKDSLNNKVNGVSNTISSLGYNQSNSLNMNNSKTLATLGKGSITILDKANSDDLQRLNTDTSKLSNELYSSQTNSKVDASLDTRLLSKEGREQMKHDYENMNKNMNIVASTLPDEYSDNKVEAAFGKALNVLATATLGILPNNGRGGLLANLPVLTGTADSEHRVLQIINGKSPKFKEEDYTEIEKSKFYKRLDEKGRKKLKGLGLYISKKPVTISKVTVTSQNSVNGILNPEINAIINGLEQTGQSKATTDKPVELNVAYNPTYGFMPDLLESLVDKAGLWSTGIAKQTGRFIKDTIEGRGGEEVNFAFHSQANLLGKSGIKYINKYEGGFMKIEDGKRKPSFSSFGSPVNAKDMSDLIANKPSEGGLGYKYNSVVKDGDFVGEGLGGNKGVNKQADILDRLNLINIFKLFTSDSPHSSYICEDYENIGVVCGYRE, encoded by the coding sequence ATTATAAAAGGAAGTAATCTTATAGCCAAAGATGAGCTTAATATAAATACTCATAATTTAGATATAAGTGCAAGTAATGACTTTGGCTCTACTAATAAAAATACTAAATCAACAAATGGTAGTGTAAACTTTACTATGTATGGAGGTGGAGGAGGATCTGCTTTACTTAGTTATGGACAAAGTAGATATGACTCTAGCTCTTCAACATTTAATAACTCAAATTTAAAATCAAACAATATAAATATAGATGTAGCAAATGATGCTTTATTTAAAGGAGCAACTCTAAGAGCTAATGATACATTAAATTTAAATGTAGGAAACAACTTAGATGTAATATCTTTACAAGATGAATATACTTATAGCAATAAAGGCTTTAATGTAAATACAGGAGTAGGATTTAAAGGAGATAATGCAAAAGCCAATAGGGTTCCAAGTATAGAAGTAAACGAAGCATCTTCAGCAAATACAGGCTTTAATATAAATAACTCTATAGGATTAAATAAGCAAAGTGTATTAACATCTTTAACAGGAACTAATGTAAATATAGATGTTAAAAACAATACCCATTTAAAAGGTTCGCTAATAGCTAGTGGTAAATTTGATGATAAAGCTAACTTTATAGATAATAAAAAGCTAAACTTTAAAACAAATACTCTTACCTTTGAAAACCTATCAAATACTAATTACAATAGTTCTAAATCAATAGGCATAAATTTAAATCTAAGCTCAAAAGATAATAAAGATAATTTAAACGATAAAGATAATAAAAATTTAGCATTATCAGATAGTGATAGCAAAGATAGTCTAAACAATAAAGTAAATGGTGTATCTAATACTATCTCATCACTAGGTTATAACCAATCAAACTCACTAAATATGAATAACTCTAAAACTCTAGCTACACTAGGTAAAGGAAGTATAACAATACTTGATAAAGCTAACTCAGATGATTTACAAAGACTAAACACAGATACATCTAAACTATCAAATGAGTTATATAGTTCACAAACCAACTCTAAGGTAGATGCTAGCTTAGATACAAGACTACTTAGCAAAGAGGGAAGAGAGCAGATGAAACATGATTATGAGAATATGAATAAAAATATGAACATAGTAGCCTCAACCCTTCCAGATGAATATAGCGATAATAAAGTAGAAGCAGCTTTTGGAAAGGCATTAAATGTGTTAGCTACAGCAACCCTTGGAATACTTCCAAACAATGGACGAGGGGGTTTACTTGCAAATTTACCTGTACTTACAGGAACAGCTGATTCTGAGCATAGAGTATTGCAGATTATAAATGGAAAGTCTCCTAAATTCAAAGAAGAAGACTATACAGAGATAGAAAAATCTAAATTCTATAAAAGATTAGATGAAAAAGGAAGAAAAAAATTAAAAGGTTTAGGGCTTTATATATCTAAAAAACCAGTCACCATCTCAAAAGTTACAGTTACCTCTCAAAACTCAGTAAATGGAATTTTAAATCCAGAAATTAATGCTATAATAAATGGTCTAGAACAAACAGGACAATCCAAAGCAACAACAGATAAACCAGTAGAATTAAATGTGGCTTATAACCCAACATATGGATTTATGCCAGACTTACTAGAATCATTAGTTGATAAAGCAGGTCTTTGGTCAACAGGTATTGCAAAGCAAACGGGAAGATTTATTAAAGACACAATAGAAGGCAGAGGAGGTGAAGAGGTTAACTTTGCCTTTCATTCACAAGCAAATTTGCTTGGTAAAAGTGGAATAAAATATATTAATAAATATGAAGGAGGTTTTATGAAGATAGAAGATGGTAAACGTAAACCAAGTTTTTCATCATTTGGTTCGCCTGTAAATGCAAAAGATATGAGCGATTTAATCGCAAATAAACCATCTGAAGGAGGATTGGGTTATAAGTATAACTCTGTAGTTAAAGATGGTGATTTTGTAGGAGAGGGTTTAGGTGGAAATAAAGGGGTAAACAAACAAGCAGATATATTAGATAGATTAAATTTAATAAATATATTTAAGCTTTTTACATCTGATTCTCCACATAGTTCATATATATGTGAGGATTATGAAAATATTGGTGTAGTATGTGGGTATAGAGAATGA